A section of the Deinococcus taeanensis genome encodes:
- a CDS encoding GNAT family N-acetyltransferase — translation MSREVRGGWTLRPYTPADASAFAALQSLGGRATTAGDLLSGDARRPPADLLRRRLLVTQDGTVLGGSQVRTFAFVPPDHLQAAVLVHPAARAQGAGEILWADLHQAARDAGALGLSADVPDTDPSALSWAQRRGFQVHAHRFASELNLTAFDPAPFQESLAGARVQGVTFTDLRGADQTVVDRYLHFVADRLIETPDLAGQPRWSADQVRAMLRLTHDPRPDWLILAVGPDGTWLGTTALVRFPSLPFVYNELTAMHPAARGRGLALPLKLQIVERARAEGYAAMRTNNHARNAPMLAVNRRLGFKHLNGRFEVRRPL, via the coding sequence GTGAGCCGAGAGGTCAGAGGCGGCTGGACCCTCCGGCCCTACACGCCTGCCGACGCGTCTGCCTTCGCTGCCCTGCAGTCGCTGGGTGGCCGCGCCACCACAGCCGGAGATCTCCTGAGCGGCGACGCCCGGCGGCCCCCAGCTGACCTGCTACGCCGGCGTCTGCTGGTCACCCAGGACGGCACCGTCCTGGGTGGATCGCAGGTGCGGACCTTCGCCTTTGTGCCCCCAGATCACCTGCAGGCCGCGGTCCTGGTTCACCCGGCCGCCCGGGCGCAGGGCGCAGGAGAAATCCTGTGGGCTGATCTTCATCAGGCCGCCCGGGACGCTGGCGCCCTTGGGCTGAGCGCCGATGTGCCCGATACGGATCCCAGTGCATTGAGCTGGGCGCAGCGCCGGGGCTTTCAGGTGCATGCCCACCGCTTCGCCTCCGAACTGAACCTGACGGCCTTCGACCCCGCACCTTTTCAGGAATCCTTAGCAGGTGCGCGGGTGCAGGGCGTTACGTTCACTGACCTCCGCGGAGCGGACCAGACGGTTGTGGACCGTTACCTGCACTTCGTGGCCGACCGGCTCATCGAAACTCCGGACCTGGCTGGCCAGCCGCGCTGGTCGGCCGACCAGGTGCGGGCCATGCTGCGCCTGACGCACGACCCGCGCCCGGACTGGCTGATCCTGGCGGTTGGCCCGGACGGCACCTGGCTGGGCACCACGGCCCTTGTGCGCTTCCCAAGCCTGCCCTTCGTGTACAACGAACTGACCGCCATGCACCCCGCCGCGCGTGGCCGCGGACTCGCTCTTCCCCTGAAACTGCAGATTGTGGAACGCGCACGCGCCGAGGGGTACGCCGCCATGCGGACGAACAATCACGCCCGCAACGCCCCCATGCTGGCCGTGAACCGTCGGCTGGGCTTCAAGCACCTCAACGGCCGGTTCGAAGTGCGCCGCCCGCTCTGA
- a CDS encoding ABC transporter permease, with the protein MVWPALLLLGLIPGVLPALIHPLHLGEVGPFDPPLWRLTLTHLGLVVLAGLAVVALGLPVAVLVTRPGWSAPRRLAETLAGLGQTVPTFAVLALAVPALGFGWAPTLLGLIVYGLVPVVSNAILGFSGVDRGVMDAARGMGMTPGQCLVKVEIPLAWPVLLAGLRTSMVYNVGTATVGAALGAGGLGEPIINGLSQQNTALVLSGALLSALLALTLDAWLGLWSQAVNQR; encoded by the coding sequence GTGGTCTGGCCGGCGCTTCTGCTGCTGGGCCTGATTCCTGGTGTCCTTCCCGCGCTGATTCACCCGCTTCATCTGGGTGAGGTCGGGCCGTTTGATCCACCGCTGTGGCGGCTGACGCTCACCCATCTGGGTCTGGTCGTGCTGGCGGGCCTGGCGGTGGTGGCCCTGGGCCTGCCTGTGGCTGTTCTCGTGACGCGCCCTGGATGGTCGGCTCCCCGCCGGCTGGCCGAAACGCTGGCGGGGCTGGGACAGACCGTGCCCACGTTCGCGGTGCTGGCCCTGGCTGTGCCGGCCCTGGGTTTCGGGTGGGCGCCCACCCTGCTGGGCCTGATCGTGTACGGTCTGGTTCCGGTGGTCAGCAACGCCATTCTGGGGTTCAGCGGCGTGGACCGTGGCGTCATGGACGCGGCGCGCGGCATGGGCATGACCCCCGGGCAGTGCCTCGTAAAAGTGGAAATCCCACTGGCGTGGCCGGTCCTCCTGGCGGGCCTACGGACCAGCATGGTGTACAACGTGGGCACGGCGACAGTAGGGGCCGCTCTGGGCGCAGGAGGGCTGGGTGAACCCATCATTAACGGTTTATCCCAGCAGAATACGGCCCTGGTTCTGAGTGGGGCGCTGCTTTCTGCGCTGCTGGCGCTCACCCTGGACGCCTGGTTGGGGCTCTGGAGCCAGGCGGTAAACCAAAGGTGA
- a CDS encoding serine/threonine-protein kinase: MTEPRTITAYKLHRVLGRGNTSLVRLATNAQGQLVALKIPHTQTLTVQEAAERFGNEVRLTLQLRHPHLVRGYDGMPFGPNAFLAVTYYPKGALSEQLRDLPERTLPLQEALRILADVASALTYLHHMGAVHQDVKTQNVYVTDDGRGALGDLGNTYFVAQGGKISGSPYYMAPEIYRGEGSSSASDVYSLGIMTYELLTGERPYQGNTYEELMVAHMTRFPASLTMLKPTLSRSVARLAELALAKRAGDRPTADQLRRALLSALGETPADEVYEPEPKTEVEVTRPAGRHGLVRPGPGVTPDTPTEPDGKSGARWNPFRRRKS; encoded by the coding sequence ATGACTGAGCCCCGAACCATCACTGCGTACAAACTGCACCGGGTGCTCGGGCGCGGAAACACGTCGTTGGTCCGTCTGGCCACCAACGCGCAGGGGCAGCTGGTGGCCCTGAAGATCCCGCATACCCAGACGCTAACCGTGCAGGAAGCGGCTGAACGTTTCGGCAATGAGGTCCGTCTGACCTTACAGCTGCGTCACCCGCACCTGGTGCGGGGCTATGACGGTATGCCGTTCGGGCCGAACGCCTTTCTCGCCGTCACGTATTACCCCAAAGGCGCCCTGAGTGAGCAGTTGCGGGACCTGCCGGAGCGGACCCTGCCGCTTCAGGAGGCGCTGCGCATCCTGGCTGACGTTGCCTCAGCGCTGACGTACCTGCATCACATGGGCGCCGTCCATCAGGACGTCAAAACGCAGAACGTCTATGTGACCGATGATGGCCGCGGCGCGCTGGGTGACCTGGGCAACACGTACTTTGTGGCGCAGGGCGGGAAGATCAGTGGCAGCCCGTATTACATGGCCCCGGAGATCTACCGCGGCGAGGGCAGCAGCAGCGCCAGTGACGTGTACAGCCTGGGCATCATGACGTATGAGCTGCTCACCGGTGAGCGGCCCTATCAGGGCAACACCTACGAGGAACTGATGGTGGCGCACATGACCCGCTTCCCGGCGTCGCTGACCATGCTGAAGCCCACGTTGTCCCGCTCTGTGGCCCGACTGGCGGAACTGGCACTGGCGAAGCGGGCCGGTGACCGCCCCACCGCAGACCAGCTTCGGCGGGCTCTGCTCAGCGCCCTGGGGGAGACGCCAGCGGACGAAGTGTACGAACCGGAACCAAAAACGGAGGTGGAGGTGACGCGTCCGGCCGGGCGTCACGGCCTGGTGCGCCCGGGCCCGGGCGTGACGCCGGACACGCCCACCGAACCAGACGGGAAAAGTGGTGCCCGCTGGAACCCCTTCCGCCGGCGCAAAAGCTGA
- a CDS encoding DinB family protein — protein sequence MTEPAPPPVQGLLDVLREAVEGGRPGHGTAFVDGTKADGSGNHGLLATLDHLSAAQASQSVLGTTIAAHAAHTAYHLEVIIRWERDGDRGPFDWPGSFQPAQVDEAAWTEQRRRLRAAYNEVLHFVETQRDQPLTEDLLGGLSGAVAHVAYHLGAIRQLLKGAQ from the coding sequence ATGACTGAACCTGCCCCGCCACCCGTTCAGGGCCTCCTCGACGTGCTGCGCGAAGCGGTCGAAGGTGGCCGCCCTGGTCACGGGACTGCCTTCGTGGACGGCACCAAAGCCGACGGCAGCGGCAACCATGGCCTGCTGGCGACCCTCGACCACCTGAGCGCCGCGCAGGCCAGCCAGAGTGTTCTGGGCACAACCATCGCTGCGCACGCCGCGCACACTGCCTATCACCTGGAGGTTATCATCCGCTGGGAGCGTGACGGCGACCGAGGCCCCTTTGACTGGCCCGGCAGCTTCCAGCCGGCCCAGGTCGACGAGGCTGCCTGGACCGAACAACGCCGCCGGCTGCGTGCCGCCTACAATGAGGTTCTTCACTTTGTCGAAACCCAACGGGACCAGCCGCTGACTGAGGATCTATTGGGCGGCCTCAGCGGCGCGGTCGCGCACGTCGCCTACCACCTGGGCGCCATCCGTCAGCTTCTCAAGGGCGCACAGTGA
- a CDS encoding Lrp/AsnC family transcriptional regulator: MVTAIVMVQAERQRVQETAEALAGVPSVREVYSVTGEWDIVAILKLSRYEDLDDVVTGHLRKVEGITRTQTMLAFRTYNEALLDQGFGVGLDESQQR, from the coding sequence ATGGTAACGGCGATCGTGATGGTGCAGGCGGAGCGGCAGCGGGTGCAGGAAACCGCCGAGGCGCTGGCGGGGGTGCCCAGTGTGCGGGAGGTGTACTCGGTGACCGGGGAGTGGGACATCGTGGCGATCCTGAAGCTCTCGCGATACGAGGACCTGGATGACGTGGTGACAGGCCACCTGCGCAAGGTGGAGGGCATCACGCGCACGCAGACGATGCTGGCGTTCCGCACGTACAACGAGGCGCTGCTGGATCAGGGGTTTGGGGTGGGCCTGGACGAATCTCAACAACGCTGA
- a CDS encoding ABC transporter permease — protein sequence MNARVDGGAGTTVSPALPSAAPRDVRAVLWLSALPMLTGALLPWVLLRPNRLAPGDYLRLPPPWLAVALTLALLPALTGQGRRGLVWLPATVALILGVWLLGTRTAAALAGQAAFARASAASGVWLYLLGAGISVYAARLAAPERPWLVWLWLPAVAALTLVGTLEHWSVLVEGQQEAARWRQELTQHLRLVGSALVLAVLLGAPLAVWAAGRARLADAVLGAANAVQTLPSLALLGLLIAPLAALARAFPVLREAGISGIGVAPALTAMTLYALLPVVRNGVVALRGVPAGVVDAARGMGMTAGQRFWRVLLPLALPVWLGGVRQAAVLLVGVAAVAALIGAGGLGTYIFKGLQSAAPDLILLGAIPAALLAILLDGALRLAELWLGGRLGRTT from the coding sequence ATGAACGCCCGGGTGGACGGCGGGGCGGGGACCACGGTGTCACCTGCCCTTCCTTCTGCCGCGCCACGCGACGTACGCGCCGTGCTGTGGCTCTCGGCGCTGCCCATGCTGACCGGCGCGCTGCTGCCCTGGGTGCTGCTGCGCCCGAACCGGCTGGCCCCGGGGGACTACCTGCGCCTGCCGCCCCCATGGCTGGCGGTGGCCCTGACGCTGGCACTGCTGCCCGCCCTGACCGGCCAGGGGCGCCGTGGACTGGTGTGGCTGCCCGCCACCGTGGCCCTGATCCTGGGCGTGTGGCTGCTGGGGACACGCACAGCCGCCGCCCTGGCGGGACAGGCAGCATTCGCGCGGGCCAGTGCCGCCAGCGGGGTATGGCTGTACCTGCTGGGCGCGGGAATCAGCGTGTATGCCGCCCGCCTGGCTGCTCCGGAACGCCCCTGGCTGGTGTGGCTCTGGTTGCCTGCCGTGGCGGCACTCACGCTGGTTGGCACGCTGGAGCACTGGTCCGTTCTGGTGGAAGGGCAGCAGGAAGCTGCCCGGTGGCGACAGGAACTCACGCAGCACCTCCGGCTGGTGGGCAGCGCCCTGGTCCTCGCGGTGCTGCTGGGAGCTCCGCTGGCCGTCTGGGCGGCCGGGCGGGCGCGCCTGGCAGACGCCGTGCTGGGCGCCGCAAACGCTGTGCAGACCCTGCCCAGCCTCGCGCTGCTGGGGCTGCTGATCGCACCCCTGGCCGCTCTGGCCCGCGCCTTCCCGGTCCTGCGGGAGGCAGGAATCAGCGGGATTGGCGTGGCCCCGGCCCTCACCGCCATGACGCTGTACGCCCTGCTGCCGGTGGTGCGCAACGGTGTCGTGGCGCTGCGGGGTGTGCCGGCCGGCGTGGTGGACGCGGCGCGTGGCATGGGCATGACCGCCGGGCAACGCTTCTGGCGGGTGCTGCTGCCGCTGGCGCTCCCGGTGTGGCTCGGAGGGGTGCGGCAGGCGGCAGTGCTGCTCGTTGGTGTGGCGGCGGTTGCCGCCCTGATCGGCGCCGGGGGCCTGGGGACGTACATCTTCAAGGGCCTGCAGAGCGCCGCGCCGGACCTGATTCTGCTGGGGGCCATTCCAGCGGCGCTGCTTGCCATACTCCTCGACGGAGCGCTGCGGCTCGCGGAGCTGTGGCTGGGCGGCCGGCTTGGGAGGACCACATGA
- a CDS encoding CarD family transcriptional regulator: protein MKQTAFQPGDRVVLPPYGIGVVRSICLRPIAGESLAYYQVEFPNTSSRAFVPVASPDIAGMRAALTARDMPALLDSLKTSRLNLPRQWAARHRRVTEILVSGNPFELAILTCELRRWNVERGLPDLDRQAFRRAIKLLEQEVCGLADSGAQDVQELLQHAWNETPQTVSN from the coding sequence TTGAAGCAGACTGCTTTTCAACCCGGTGACCGCGTCGTTCTGCCCCCGTACGGTATCGGGGTGGTCCGCAGCATCTGCCTGCGTCCCATCGCCGGTGAATCCCTGGCCTACTACCAGGTGGAATTCCCGAATACCTCCAGCCGCGCCTTCGTGCCGGTGGCTTCGCCCGACATTGCCGGCATGCGCGCCGCACTCACAGCCCGTGACATGCCGGCATTGCTGGACTCCCTGAAAACCAGCCGCCTGAACCTGCCGCGCCAGTGGGCAGCCCGGCACCGCCGCGTGACGGAGATTCTGGTCAGCGGCAATCCGTTCGAACTGGCGATCCTGACCTGCGAGTTACGCCGCTGGAACGTGGAGCGCGGCCTGCCCGACCTGGACCGGCAGGCTTTCCGGCGCGCCATCAAACTGCTGGAGCAGGAGGTCTGTGGCCTCGCCGATTCCGGCGCGCAGGACGTTCAGGAACTGCTTCAGCATGCCTGGAACGAAACCCCTCAAACTGTCTCGAATTAA
- a CDS encoding ABC transporter substrate-binding protein: MSPSFLKRAALLLGAALISAAAAKPIVVGSKLDPEAQILGQMIVLTLRNAGLDVTDRTNLGDTGVNRKAILAGEIDVYPEYTGNAVYLFPQAKITAKQAGNPGTIYGLARQLDSRNGVTWLRPANVNNTWVIAVPQALAQRAKLSSVADLAKYLNGGGVLKLAGSPEFFNRPDTMPAFEAAYGFKLKAEQKLVLAGATPPQTQQAAANGTNGVNAAMAYGTDGTLAALKLVALKDPKGAQAVYQPAPIIRTATLKANPQVEGILNKTFATLTQATLQGLNAKVALEGRTAQDVAREYLKSKGLIR; the protein is encoded by the coding sequence ATGTCCCCCTCATTTCTGAAACGCGCCGCCCTGCTGCTGGGCGCGGCCCTGATCTCTGCGGCAGCGGCCAAACCCATCGTGGTGGGCAGCAAACTGGACCCGGAAGCCCAGATTCTCGGGCAGATGATCGTCCTCACCCTGCGCAACGCCGGCCTGGACGTAACCGACAGGACCAATCTGGGCGACACCGGCGTAAACCGCAAGGCCATCCTCGCCGGCGAGATCGATGTGTACCCCGAGTACACCGGCAACGCCGTGTACCTGTTTCCCCAGGCGAAAATCACCGCGAAACAGGCGGGGAATCCCGGCACCATCTACGGTCTGGCCCGGCAGCTCGACAGCAGGAACGGCGTGACCTGGCTCCGGCCCGCGAACGTGAACAACACCTGGGTGATTGCCGTTCCGCAGGCCCTGGCGCAGCGCGCGAAACTCAGCAGCGTTGCCGACCTGGCAAAGTACCTGAATGGCGGCGGCGTTCTGAAACTCGCGGGCAGCCCGGAGTTCTTCAACCGCCCTGACACCATGCCCGCCTTCGAGGCGGCGTACGGCTTCAAGCTGAAAGCGGAGCAGAAGCTTGTGCTGGCCGGCGCCACCCCTCCCCAGACACAGCAGGCGGCCGCCAACGGCACGAACGGCGTGAACGCCGCGATGGCCTACGGCACGGACGGAACCCTCGCGGCCCTGAAGCTCGTCGCGCTGAAGGACCCCAAGGGAGCGCAGGCCGTCTACCAGCCGGCGCCGATCATCCGCACAGCCACCCTGAAAGCCAACCCGCAGGTCGAGGGCATCCTCAACAAGACCTTTGCCACGCTTACCCAGGCGACCCTTCAGGGCCTCAACGCCAAAGTGGCCCTGGAGGGCCGGACGGCCCAGGACGTGGCGCGCGAGTACCTGAAAAGCAAGGGCTTGATCAGGTAA
- the prfB gene encoding peptide chain release factor 2 (programmed frameshift), translating to MQELLEKLASLREYLDIPGKARRLNELDRELSDPELWNDASRARKVTQEAGILRRVVEGYQSLQSDAQGLSEMLEMADAEEREMLLEEQQSIENRVDELYKETLFTMKHSDTAAIVRVKSGAGGTESMDWAGMLSRMYMRWAERRGFKVEMIDQVDGDQAGVVSSEFIIRGEKAFGMMAPEHGVHRLVRVSPFDSNNRRHTSFASVDVVPEVPEEEINIHIPDSDLRRDVFRSQGAGGQGVNTTDSAVRLTHLPTGIAVASQQTRSQIKNHDIALQILKQRLYDIEVKKREAEEAKARGDQKKIEWGSQIRSYVLDKQYIKDHRTGVMKHNPDEVLDGDLADLQWAGLEWLAGKRVAEENSDDE from the exons ATGCAGGAATTACTGGAAAAGCTGGCGTCGCTCCGGGAGTACCTT GACATTCCCGGCAAAGCGCGCAGACTGAACGAACTGGACCGCGAGCTCAGCGATCCTGAGCTGTGGAACGACGCGTCGCGCGCCCGGAAGGTCACGCAGGAGGCCGGCATACTGCGCCGCGTCGTCGAGGGGTATCAGAGCCTCCAGTCAGACGCCCAGGGCCTGAGCGAAATGCTCGAGATGGCGGACGCTGAGGAACGCGAGATGCTTCTGGAAGAGCAGCAGTCCATCGAGAACCGGGTGGATGAGCTGTACAAGGAAACGCTGTTCACCATGAAGCACTCAGATACGGCCGCCATCGTGCGGGTCAAGAGTGGTGCAGGCGGCACCGAATCCATGGACTGGGCCGGCATGCTTTCGCGTATGTACATGCGCTGGGCAGAGCGGCGTGGTTTCAAGGTCGAAATGATCGACCAGGTGGACGGCGATCAGGCCGGCGTGGTCAGCAGCGAATTCATTATTCGTGGGGAGAAGGCTTTCGGAATGATGGCGCCCGAGCACGGCGTGCACCGACTGGTACGCGTATCGCCCTTTGACAGCAACAACCGCCGTCACACGTCGTTCGCCTCTGTGGACGTGGTGCCGGAAGTCCCGGAAGAGGAAATCAACATCCACATTCCGGACAGCGACCTGCGCCGCGACGTGTTCCGTTCGCAGGGCGCGGGTGGGCAGGGTGTGAACACCACCGACTCCGCCGTGCGCCTCACCCACCTGCCGACCGGGATCGCCGTCGCTTCGCAGCAGACGCGTTCCCAGATCAAGAACCACGACATTGCCCTGCAGATTCTCAAACAGCGTCTGTATGACATTGAGGTCAAGAAGCGCGAGGCTGAGGAAGCCAAAGCGCGCGGCGACCAGAAGAAGATCGAGTGGGGTTCACAGATCCGTTCGTACGTGCTGGACAAGCAGTACATCAAAGACCACCGGACGGGCGTGATGAAACACAACCCGGATGAGGTCCTGGACGGTGATCTGGCTGATCTGCAGTGGGCCGGCCTGGAGTGGCTGGCCGGCAAGCGGGTCGCAGAAGAAAACAGCGACGACGAATAG
- the ahbA gene encoding siroheme decarboxylase subunit alpha — MTATATPTAPPTPREQLLNRIQRDIPIVQRPYAQIAADVGLTEAEALAILREVKAEGVLRQVSAIFDTRTLGYKSSLVAAEYAEDQLDAGAEIVNTHPGVSHNYKRNHAFNLWYTIAVPPESDLEAHVQKLHELSGAKITRLMPTLHLFKIGVEFDMTGKEDWNAKAKPQYTNDQRNIGYEVTDLDRAFVMEFQKDLPVTEEPYAAACAALGLSIDEVAAHAEKMKAAGALRRVSAVFRHQKAGFTFNAMGVWAVPQEQVAEVGRQMAEFKAVSHCYLRPTYPEWPYTIFTMVHGRSKDEAFGKIKAIEEEVAPATPHAILYSTKEYKKIRLEFYQPEFYAWAKQYLGTDA, encoded by the coding sequence ATGACCGCCACCGCAACGCCGACCGCGCCGCCCACCCCGCGCGAACAGCTGCTGAACCGCATCCAGCGCGACATCCCCATCGTGCAGCGGCCCTACGCGCAGATTGCCGCAGACGTGGGCCTGACTGAGGCCGAAGCCCTCGCCATCCTGCGCGAAGTCAAGGCCGAAGGCGTCCTGCGCCAGGTAAGCGCCATCTTCGACACCCGCACCCTGGGCTACAAAAGCAGCCTGGTGGCCGCCGAGTACGCTGAAGACCAGCTTGACGCCGGCGCCGAGATCGTCAACACCCACCCCGGCGTGAGCCACAACTACAAACGCAACCACGCCTTCAACCTCTGGTACACCATCGCCGTGCCGCCCGAAAGTGACCTTGAGGCGCACGTTCAGAAACTGCACGAGCTCAGCGGCGCGAAAATCACCCGCCTGATGCCCACCCTGCACCTGTTCAAGATCGGCGTGGAATTTGACATGACCGGCAAGGAAGACTGGAACGCCAAAGCCAAACCCCAGTACACCAACGACCAGCGCAACATTGGCTACGAGGTGACTGACCTTGACCGCGCCTTCGTCATGGAATTCCAGAAGGACCTGCCCGTAACCGAGGAACCCTACGCGGCCGCCTGCGCCGCCCTGGGCCTCAGCATCGACGAGGTGGCCGCCCACGCCGAGAAAATGAAGGCCGCTGGCGCCCTGCGCCGCGTCTCGGCCGTGTTCCGCCACCAGAAGGCCGGCTTCACCTTCAACGCCATGGGCGTCTGGGCCGTTCCACAGGAGCAGGTGGCCGAGGTGGGCCGCCAGATGGCAGAATTCAAGGCCGTCTCGCACTGCTACCTGCGCCCCACCTACCCCGAGTGGCCCTACACCATTTTCACCATGGTGCATGGGCGCAGCAAGGACGAGGCGTTCGGCAAGATCAAGGCCATCGAGGAAGAGGTCGCCCCTGCCACGCCGCACGCCATCCTGTACTCCACCAAGGAGTACAAGAAGATCCGCCTGGAGTTCTACCAGCCGGAGTTCTACGCCTGGGCGAAGCAGTACCTGGGCACCGACGCCTGA
- a CDS encoding ABC transporter ATP-binding protein produces MIALEHLEKRYGETLAVRNLNLTFPEGQLTTLLGPSGCGKTTTLRMINRLIEPTGGRVLLNGQDTRSLRPEVLRRGIGYVIQQIGLFPHLSVAQNVATVPDLLGRERHATQRRVDELLDLVGLDPGTYREKRPAELSGGQAQRVGVARALAADPPVLLMDEPFGALDPLARDRLQDAFRAIQRRLGKTVILVTHDIDEALRLGDRVALMRGGEVAQFGTPDDLIHRPASTFVRQFLGEDATLRQLAGRPVSAFMRPGLPSPSAPQVDAALNARSALSVMLREGSDVLAVVQGGQVLGMVAWADLRTPATGTPV; encoded by the coding sequence ATGATTGCCCTGGAACACCTCGAAAAACGCTACGGGGAGACGCTGGCTGTCCGGAACCTGAATCTCACCTTCCCGGAAGGCCAGCTGACGACGCTGCTGGGGCCATCCGGGTGCGGGAAAACCACCACGTTGCGGATGATCAACCGGCTGATTGAGCCGACCGGCGGGCGGGTCCTGCTGAACGGGCAGGACACCCGGAGCCTCAGGCCGGAGGTGCTGCGCCGCGGCATCGGGTACGTGATCCAGCAGATCGGGCTGTTCCCGCACCTGAGTGTCGCGCAGAACGTGGCGACCGTTCCGGATCTGCTGGGCCGGGAGCGGCACGCCACCCAGCGCCGCGTGGATGAACTGCTGGACCTCGTGGGCCTGGACCCGGGCACGTACCGGGAGAAACGCCCGGCGGAACTGTCGGGCGGGCAGGCGCAGCGGGTGGGCGTAGCGCGCGCCCTGGCAGCCGATCCGCCGGTGCTCCTGATGGATGAACCGTTCGGAGCGCTGGACCCCCTCGCCCGGGACCGTCTGCAGGACGCCTTCCGGGCCATCCAGCGGCGACTGGGCAAGACCGTCATTCTGGTGACGCATGACATTGACGAGGCGCTGCGCCTGGGTGACCGGGTGGCGCTCATGCGGGGCGGTGAGGTCGCGCAGTTCGGCACGCCCGACGACCTGATTCACCGGCCGGCCAGCACGTTCGTGAGGCAGTTTCTCGGCGAGGACGCCACGCTGCGCCAGCTGGCTGGCCGGCCCGTCTCCGCGTTTATGCGCCCAGGCCTCCCCTCCCCCAGCGCGCCGCAGGTGGACGCCGCCCTGAACGCCCGGAGTGCACTGAGCGTCATGCTGCGCGAGGGCAGTGACGTTCTGGCTGTGGTGCAGGGCGGGCAGGTGCTCGGCATGGTTGCCTGGGCGGATCTGCGCACCCCGGCGACTGGAACGCCGGTGTGA